One genomic region from Nocardia vinacea encodes:
- a CDS encoding thioredoxin family protein has protein sequence MTVTRNNFDATLANSHIVLIDWGAQCCEPSRRFAEVFSASANLHPEIVYGTVDIDTERQLTEMAGVSAYPTLMAFREGLLVYSEARALPAETMEELVQQIRWLDMDQFRRELAQLSASVSVGEPEQPPTTIAYQKRAGHAAVTDRYGWPGL, from the coding sequence ATGACCGTGACCCGAAATAATTTCGATGCGACCCTCGCGAACAGCCACATCGTGCTGATCGATTGGGGTGCGCAGTGCTGTGAGCCGTCGCGCCGTTTCGCCGAGGTCTTCTCGGCATCCGCGAACCTGCACCCCGAAATCGTCTATGGCACAGTCGATATCGATACCGAGAGGCAGCTGACCGAAATGGCCGGAGTGTCGGCCTACCCGACGCTCATGGCCTTCCGCGAGGGCCTGCTGGTCTATTCGGAGGCCCGTGCCCTGCCCGCCGAAACGATGGAGGAATTGGTGCAGCAGATCCGCTGGCTGGATATGGACCAATTCCGGCGTGAACTGGCGCAGCTCTCGGCGAGCGTCTCGGTCGGCGAGCCCGAACAGCCGCCGACCACCATCGCCTACCAGAAGCGCGCGGGCCACGCCGCTGTCACCGACCGATACGGCTGGCCGGGGCTGTGA
- a CDS encoding glycoside hydrolase family 172 protein, whose protein sequence is MTVLGSASELWRLDSARTRSISAENPTGSPGAGARAVEGTGAHAARLLGPGWKVSPSIHLNAGETVTLADISGSGVLRHCWLTTDRTVLRQLTLRMYWDDEPEPSIDLPLGDFFCNGWDELALVQSEMVVVAPAGGLNSFWPMPFRAHAKITLHNGSDRAVPVYYQFTYTEEDVPDSAGYLHALRRHSTPLGSPAVHTILDVVPGPGRYVGTYLAIRPGAPGWWGEGELKFYLDGDTIHPTLCGTGTEDYFGGAWNFDLDGAYRTYSTPYLGLHQVLPPDEIYQPHQRFGMYRWHIRDPICFQQGLRVTIQALGWQNEGTYLPLTEADIATTALWYQSRLASV, encoded by the coding sequence GTGACCGTCCTCGGATCGGCATCGGAGCTCTGGCGGCTCGACTCCGCGCGCACCCGCTCGATCAGTGCGGAGAATCCGACCGGCTCCCCCGGTGCCGGGGCTCGCGCGGTCGAGGGCACCGGCGCACATGCGGCGCGGCTGCTCGGTCCCGGCTGGAAAGTCTCCCCCTCCATTCACCTCAATGCGGGCGAAACCGTGACGCTCGCAGATATTTCCGGCTCCGGCGTGCTGCGCCACTGCTGGCTCACCACCGACCGAACCGTGCTGCGGCAGCTCACCCTGCGCATGTACTGGGACGACGAACCCGAGCCGTCGATCGACCTGCCACTCGGCGATTTCTTCTGCAACGGCTGGGACGAACTGGCACTCGTGCAGTCGGAGATGGTGGTGGTTGCTCCCGCCGGTGGTCTGAACAGCTTCTGGCCCATGCCTTTTCGTGCGCACGCCAAGATCACACTGCACAACGGCAGCGACCGTGCGGTGCCGGTCTACTACCAATTCACCTATACCGAGGAAGATGTCCCCGACTCCGCCGGATATCTGCACGCGCTACGCCGCCACAGCACACCACTCGGCTCGCCCGCCGTGCACACAATTCTCGACGTGGTGCCGGGTCCCGGCCGATATGTCGGCACCTACCTGGCGATTCGGCCCGGCGCGCCGGGCTGGTGGGGTGAGGGCGAGCTGAAGTTCTACCTCGACGGCGACACCATCCATCCGACCCTGTGCGGCACCGGCACCGAGGATTACTTCGGCGGCGCGTGGAATTTCGATCTCGACGGCGCCTACCGCACGTATTCGACGCCCTATCTCGGCCTGCACCAGGTTCTGCCGCCCGATGAGATCTACCAGCCGCATCAGCGATTCGGCATGTACCGCTGGCATATTCGCGATCCGATCTGCTTCCAGCAGGGGTTGCGCGTGACGATTCAGGCGCTCGGCTGGCAGAACGAGGGCACCTATCTGCCGCTGACGGAAGCCGATATCGCGACAACTGCGCTGTGGTACCAAAGCCGCCTAGCCTCGGTCTAG
- a CDS encoding SDR family NAD(P)-dependent oxidoreductase, protein MRTYVITGGTDGMGKGLGRYFLGRGDRVLAVASGAVKGERFLREAAELGAADRASFIRADLSTLAGMHKVIAEVAAVTDTVDGVVFGAQNFRSERQETPDGFEYTFALIYLSRYVIGHGLLDALERAEAPIIMSIAGSGGLPGTIHWDDLQLRTGFRPIRAAMQSSRCVDLLGVAFPQRHPRARTRYVLYNPLTVRTAMADPLPTAYRLLTKTWLLLAGQPVRKAIVPIAELIDHPPTEPLAAFRRRKRLALAGKDFDPERARRLDTITADLVDSRVTGG, encoded by the coding sequence ATGCGCACCTACGTGATAACCGGCGGCACAGACGGCATGGGCAAGGGGCTCGGCCGGTACTTCCTCGGCCGGGGCGACCGGGTGCTCGCGGTGGCCAGCGGCGCGGTCAAGGGCGAGCGATTCCTGCGCGAGGCCGCCGAACTCGGCGCCGCCGACCGGGCGAGCTTCATCCGGGCCGACCTCAGCACGCTCGCGGGAATGCACAAGGTCATCGCGGAAGTCGCGGCGGTCACCGATACCGTCGACGGCGTCGTCTTCGGCGCACAGAACTTCCGGTCCGAACGCCAGGAGACCCCCGACGGCTTCGAATACACCTTCGCCCTCATCTACCTGAGCCGATATGTGATCGGGCACGGACTCCTCGACGCGCTGGAACGCGCCGAGGCCCCGATCATCATGAGTATCGCGGGCTCGGGCGGACTGCCCGGCACCATCCACTGGGACGACCTTCAGCTACGCACCGGATTTCGCCCCATACGCGCGGCCATGCAGTCCTCGCGCTGCGTCGACCTGCTCGGCGTGGCATTTCCGCAACGCCATCCGCGGGCACGCACGCGATATGTGCTCTACAACCCGCTGACGGTGCGTACCGCCATGGCCGACCCGCTGCCGACGGCGTACCGCCTCCTCACCAAAACGTGGCTGCTCCTCGCCGGTCAACCGGTGCGCAAGGCCATCGTCCCCATCGCCGAACTGATCGATCATCCGCCGACCGAACCGCTCGCCGCCTTCCGACGGCGCAAGCGACTCGCCTTGGCGGGCAAGGACTTCGATCCGGAACGCGCCCGGCGACTCGACACGATCACCGCCGACTTGGTCGACAGCCGGGTCACCGGCGGATAA
- a CDS encoding L-fucose/L-arabinose isomerase family protein, producing MARIGVMSVSDGRDYVHAGIAEFIESAEDRLVAELRAAGHEVIRGAAQISTNALAGSVAREVAAAGVDLTVLHYAVWAFPHFTMLAAGATPGPLLLLSNIDPVQPGMVGMLAAGGALDQIGRTHTRLWGDPADTELIEAIGSQASAAAAVSSLRGSTFGRFGGRPMGMNTAVANTDQWQRLFGIDVEEIDQWEIVRRAEQADAGEAKGAREWLERNTAGVHYDGVKLTPELLERQIRSYLAVRELIDEWRLDFSGIKGQPELTQYFATMDITEAFLNDPYDWNGPKQPHVCATEADMDGALTMRLLQQIAHTPVLFADVRHYHADRDIWDLCNSGQHATWFAARSDEPTENLANVHLYPEVFFFPAGGASVHHLAAPGRMTLARLTRKDGDYRMQLMLGDFETYDQATNESLMKQSTWEWPHAFARLDARAEDFLSRFGANHIHAVPGDHRATVRATCDLLDITLDEFTR from the coding sequence ATGGCGCGAATCGGGGTTATGAGCGTGTCCGACGGGCGTGATTATGTGCACGCCGGGATCGCGGAGTTCATCGAGTCGGCCGAGGATCGGCTGGTCGCCGAGTTGCGGGCGGCCGGGCACGAGGTGATCCGGGGTGCGGCGCAAATCAGTACGAACGCACTGGCCGGCTCGGTGGCACGCGAGGTGGCCGCCGCCGGTGTGGATCTCACAGTGCTGCACTATGCGGTCTGGGCGTTCCCGCACTTCACCATGCTGGCCGCGGGTGCGACACCAGGTCCGCTGCTGTTGCTGTCCAACATCGATCCGGTGCAGCCGGGCATGGTCGGCATGCTGGCCGCGGGCGGTGCGCTGGATCAGATCGGCCGCACGCACACCCGGTTGTGGGGCGATCCGGCCGATACCGAGTTGATCGAGGCCATCGGTAGTCAGGCGAGCGCGGCAGCCGCCGTATCGAGCTTGCGCGGGAGCACTTTCGGGCGCTTCGGCGGGCGGCCGATGGGAATGAATACTGCCGTCGCCAATACCGATCAGTGGCAGCGCCTGTTCGGTATCGATGTCGAGGAGATCGACCAGTGGGAGATCGTCCGTCGCGCCGAGCAGGCCGACGCCGGTGAGGCGAAAGGGGCACGAGAGTGGTTGGAGCGCAACACCGCCGGTGTGCACTACGACGGCGTGAAACTTACTCCGGAATTGCTGGAACGCCAGATTCGCTCGTATCTTGCCGTGCGTGAGCTGATCGACGAATGGCGGCTGGACTTCTCGGGTATCAAGGGCCAGCCCGAGCTCACCCAGTATTTCGCCACCATGGATATCACCGAGGCGTTCCTCAACGACCCCTACGATTGGAACGGCCCCAAACAACCCCACGTGTGCGCGACCGAAGCGGATATGGACGGCGCACTCACCATGCGGCTGCTGCAGCAGATCGCCCACACCCCAGTGCTTTTCGCCGATGTCCGGCACTATCACGCCGACCGCGATATCTGGGATCTGTGCAACTCGGGCCAGCACGCCACCTGGTTCGCCGCCCGCAGCGACGAGCCGACCGAGAATCTCGCCAATGTACATCTCTATCCGGAGGTGTTCTTCTTCCCGGCGGGTGGTGCGTCGGTGCACCATCTGGCCGCACCCGGCCGGATGACCTTGGCCCGCCTCACCCGCAAGGACGGCGACTACCGAATGCAGTTGATGCTGGGCGATTTCGAGACCTATGACCAGGCGACCAATGAATCGCTGATGAAACAGTCCACCTGGGAATGGCCACATGCCTTCGCCCGGTTGGACGCACGTGCCGAGGATTTCCTGTCCCGCTTCGGCGCCAACCATATTCACGCCGTCCCGGGCGACCATCGCGCCACGGTTCGGGCCACCTGCGATCTCCTCGATATCACCCTCGACGAGTTCACCCGATGA
- a CDS encoding tyrosine-protein phosphatase translates to MFTDSAQRRWVEFAEIDNVRDLGGLPVIGGGETRFGVVYRSSTPQHLTEDDLAILTGPVGLRTLIDLRNPDEVLREGYGRLTGSAAVRMVNLPVRKATDVVATPADLVPDGRQYDLVALYRELLTGSGESIVAAAQLIADAERHSVVFHCAAGKDRTGILAAMVLDAVGVPAEAIAADYALTGERLERIRERLDALPSYHGLPPVRTGILAVDPDVIIRFLDELHTTQGGAAEWLRTNGLSGAELAQLRAVLVDA, encoded by the coding sequence GCGGCCTCCCGGTGATCGGTGGCGGCGAAACTAGATTCGGCGTCGTCTATCGCTCCAGCACACCGCAGCATCTCACCGAGGACGATCTGGCCATCCTGACCGGACCGGTCGGCCTGCGCACGCTGATCGACCTACGCAACCCGGACGAGGTACTACGCGAGGGCTACGGCCGACTGACCGGCAGCGCGGCGGTGCGCATGGTCAATCTCCCGGTACGCAAGGCCACCGACGTCGTCGCGACCCCCGCCGATCTGGTTCCCGACGGCAGACAGTACGACCTGGTCGCGCTCTACCGCGAACTCCTCACCGGCAGTGGCGAATCCATCGTGGCGGCGGCCCAGCTGATCGCCGATGCCGAACGTCACTCGGTCGTCTTCCATTGCGCCGCAGGCAAAGACCGCACCGGCATCCTCGCGGCCATGGTGCTGGACGCGGTGGGTGTTCCGGCCGAGGCCATCGCCGCCGATTACGCACTCACCGGCGAACGCCTGGAACGCATCCGCGAACGCCTGGACGCGCTGCCGTCCTATCACGGGCTGCCACCGGTCCGAACCGGCATCCTGGCGGTCGATCCGGATGTGATCATCCGATTCCTCGACGAATTGCACACCACCCAGGGCGGGGCGGCCGAATGGCTGCGCACCAACGGACTATCCGGTGCAGAACTCGCCCAACTCCGCGCGGTGCTGGTGGACGCCTAG
- a CDS encoding TetR/AcrR family transcriptional regulator, whose translation MTETTAPGRRRNRAATRSALLDAARIRFATTGFDRTGVRDIAGDVGVDPALVFRYFGSKQQLYAEAMHIEIPKGVAADRHRPVVSIADALLRDVVFADRPEFGGEHPLVAGLRSAGHEVVRDQLRAQLCDGYLGEMAARLGGADGALRAELIGALLLGLGVMRTVVGAPAVSEASFEQTRALVAGMVRSLSGERPR comes from the coding sequence ATGACCGAAACCACAGCGCCGGGCCGTCGGCGCAACCGTGCCGCCACCCGATCCGCACTCTTGGACGCCGCCCGGATCCGGTTCGCCACGACCGGATTCGACCGGACCGGCGTACGCGATATAGCGGGTGATGTAGGCGTCGACCCGGCGCTGGTGTTCCGGTACTTCGGTTCCAAGCAACAGCTCTATGCCGAGGCGATGCATATCGAGATACCGAAAGGCGTTGCGGCCGACCGACATCGACCGGTCGTATCGATCGCTGATGCGCTGCTGCGCGATGTCGTCTTCGCGGACCGGCCCGAATTCGGCGGTGAGCATCCACTGGTGGCCGGACTGCGATCTGCCGGTCATGAAGTCGTGCGCGACCAGTTGCGCGCGCAACTCTGCGATGGCTATCTGGGCGAGATGGCCGCGCGCCTGGGCGGCGCGGACGGCGCCTTGCGTGCGGAACTGATCGGCGCGCTGCTGCTCGGTTTGGGGGTCATGCGCACGGTGGTCGGGGCACCGGCGGTCTCCGAAGCGTCATTCGAGCAGACCAGGGCGCTCGTGGCGGGCATGGTGCGATCGCTCAGCGGGGAACGGCCGCGGTGA
- a CDS encoding glycosyl hydrolase family 32: MATREVVRAGAFTRIYNPSDAESRPWYINDHTIVRDESGRWHLFGITHPEPADPFHETEFAHATAHQLHGPWTKRPSALTVDPGYGETHIWAPHVIGVDGRYYMFYAGGGTDRTTAAINLATSTDLFRWTRSRAGPLFLDGYDARDPMVVRIGERWVMYYCATSTPRGGHHTVVYRTSGDLVHWGDRHIAYTDPTIGTEAGNTESPFVVHHGGWWYLFIGPRPHYVGTDVFRSDTPFRFRTGDKVGHIGAHAAELVRDDDRWWITSAGWAQGGVHLAPLTFPTPRPVTAAVPR; the protein is encoded by the coding sequence ATGGCAACGCGCGAGGTGGTGAGAGCAGGCGCGTTCACGAGGATCTACAACCCCAGCGACGCCGAATCACGCCCCTGGTACATCAACGACCACACCATCGTCCGCGATGAATCCGGCCGCTGGCACCTTTTCGGCATCACCCATCCCGAACCCGCCGACCCGTTCCACGAAACAGAATTCGCCCACGCCACCGCACACCAACTCCACGGACCGTGGACCAAGCGACCATCCGCCCTGACCGTCGATCCTGGCTACGGTGAAACGCATATCTGGGCACCGCATGTCATCGGCGTCGACGGCCGCTACTACATGTTCTACGCCGGCGGCGGCACCGACCGCACCACCGCCGCCATCAACCTCGCCACCTCCACCGACCTGTTCCGTTGGACCCGCAGCCGTGCCGGACCGCTGTTCCTCGACGGCTACGACGCGAGAGATCCGATGGTCGTGCGCATCGGCGAGAGATGGGTCATGTACTACTGCGCCACCAGTACACCGCGCGGCGGACACCACACCGTCGTCTACCGCACCAGCGGCGATCTCGTGCACTGGGGCGACCGTCATATCGCATACACCGATCCCACGATCGGCACCGAGGCGGGCAATACCGAATCCCCGTTCGTCGTGCACCACGGCGGCTGGTGGTACTTGTTCATCGGTCCGCGCCCGCACTACGTCGGCACCGACGTATTCCGCAGCGACACCCCCTTCCGGTTCCGCACCGGCGACAAGGTCGGCCATATCGGCGCCCACGCCGCCGAACTCGTGCGCGACGATGACCGCTGGTGGATCACCAGTGCGGGGTGGGCCCAGGGCGGCGTCCATCTCGCACCACTCACCTTCCCCACCCCGCGCCCCGTCACCGCGGCCGTTCCCCGCTGA
- a CDS encoding FGGY-family carbohydrate kinase, giving the protein MTSAFLGVDIGTSSSKGVLVRPDGTVIARAERTHGVSTPRPGWVEHDVDQIWWAEFRAITRELLDAADGTTLDALAVSGIGPCLLPADAVGNPLRPAILYGVDTRATAEIAELNQQFGAAAVLERGGSPLTSQAVGPKLRWLARHEPQVAARTEMLLMASSFLVHRLTGRYVLDHQSASQCVPMYDLRQRDWAHDWATIVAPGLKLPELAWPTEVVGKVSAAAASATGLPAGLPVTTGTIDAWAEAASVGVRAPGDAMIMYGTTMFLVQVLTDPRPHPGLWLTCGTWPGTYTSAAGMATSGAVTDWLRKLVGGDFADLVAEAAEVPAGSRGLLALPYFAGERTPLFDPDARGIIAGLTLGHGRAELYRAVLEGIAYGVRHNLEAMAGGQAPRLVAVGGGTKGGLWTQIVSDVTGLPQQLPADTVGACLGDALLAAEAVGVDTAGWNPVIGMVEPDADRGATYAWYYRRYRELYESTADIAHFLAAEQHRSAHLP; this is encoded by the coding sequence ATGACGAGCGCATTCCTCGGCGTCGATATCGGGACCTCCAGTTCCAAGGGCGTCCTGGTCCGGCCGGACGGCACCGTTATCGCCAGAGCCGAACGAACGCACGGTGTTTCGACACCGCGGCCGGGTTGGGTCGAACACGATGTCGACCAGATCTGGTGGGCGGAGTTCCGCGCGATCACCCGCGAACTCCTCGACGCGGCCGACGGCACGACGCTCGACGCCCTCGCCGTATCCGGCATCGGACCGTGCCTGCTGCCCGCCGACGCCGTCGGAAATCCCCTGCGCCCGGCCATCCTCTACGGCGTCGACACCAGGGCAACCGCCGAAATCGCCGAACTGAACCAGCAATTCGGTGCCGCCGCGGTACTCGAGCGCGGCGGTTCACCGTTGACCAGCCAGGCCGTCGGCCCCAAGTTGCGCTGGCTGGCCCGGCACGAGCCGCAGGTCGCGGCGCGTACCGAGATGCTGTTGATGGCGAGTTCCTTTCTGGTGCATCGGCTTACCGGTCGCTATGTGCTCGATCATCAATCGGCCAGCCAGTGCGTCCCGATGTACGACCTGCGCCAACGAGATTGGGCGCACGATTGGGCAACAATCGTTGCTCCCGGTCTGAAGCTGCCCGAATTGGCCTGGCCCACCGAAGTCGTCGGCAAGGTGAGTGCGGCGGCCGCATCGGCGACCGGGCTCCCCGCCGGGCTGCCCGTCACCACCGGAACCATCGATGCCTGGGCCGAGGCCGCCAGCGTCGGTGTCCGGGCACCCGGCGACGCCATGATCATGTACGGCACCACCATGTTCCTCGTGCAGGTGCTGACCGATCCCCGCCCGCATCCCGGCCTCTGGCTCACCTGCGGCACCTGGCCCGGCACCTACACATCGGCGGCGGGCATGGCGACCTCCGGCGCGGTCACCGATTGGCTGCGCAAACTCGTCGGCGGCGACTTCGCCGACCTGGTGGCCGAGGCCGCCGAGGTTCCGGCGGGCAGTCGCGGCCTGCTCGCGCTCCCATACTTCGCGGGCGAGCGCACACCGCTGTTCGATCCGGATGCACGGGGCATTATCGCGGGCCTCACCCTCGGACACGGACGTGCGGAGCTGTACCGGGCGGTGCTCGAAGGCATCGCCTACGGCGTGCGGCACAACCTCGAAGCGATGGCAGGCGGACAGGCCCCGCGACTGGTCGCCGTCGGCGGCGGCACCAAGGGCGGGCTCTGGACCCAGATCGTCAGCGATGTGACCGGCCTGCCGCAGCAACTACCGGCCGATACCGTCGGCGCCTGCCTCGGCGACGCGCTGCTCGCGGCGGAGGCCGTAGGCGTCGATACCGCGGGCTGGAATCCGGTCATCGGCATGGTGGAGCCCGATGCGGATCGTGGTGCGACCTATGCGTGGTACTACCGCCGCTACCGCGAGTTGTACGAATCCACCGCGGACATAGCGCATTTTCTGGCGGCGGAGCAACACCGATCCGCTCACCTCCCGTAA